The DNA segment CGGTTAATGGCGCTTTTTTTCTTTCTCTAGACTGGTAAGTAGAGTCCAACATAAAACTCTTCCTCCTTTGGAAAATCATAGACTGACAAAGAGCTTTTCTGCTCTATTTCTTTTATTACCGATTGAATTTCTTGTTGCGATTCACAGGCGACAACAAACCACATATTTAAACGATGTTGGCGTTTATAATTGTGTGCAACTTGACTAAATGCATTCACGATTTCAGTCACTTGCTCGAATCGTTCTTCAGGTACTTGCATGGCTGCCAAGGTGAAGGCACCACCTAGGCTCGCAGCGTCATACATTGGGCCGAAACGACTTAACAAGCCATCTTCAAGCATATTCTGTAACTTATTAATAACCTGCTCTTCAGTACAATCCAACTCTTTGGCAATATCGGTAAACGGCTGTTCACTAATCGGTATTCCACGCTGAGTACGGTTCAGTATTTTCTTGTCTAATGCATCCATAAATTATTTTCCTGATGCCGAGGTATGACTGTATTTGCCCCCTCGCTGCTTATAAGCTTTATTGCTAAATAGTATTTTTTTATCAATGTTTGCCAGTTCATCGTGCTGGCATATCTCATTTAGCTGGTCGATCACCTGAGAGCGAGTTTTTCCATGTATCATGCAAAATAAGTTGTATGGCCAATCAGGTAACACACGTGGACGGCGGTAACATAGAGTCACGACTTTTTGCTTTGATAATATTGCGGCTACATCATCAACGCTTTTATCATTTACGTTCCAAACCACCATTGCATTGGCCACATAACCCAACTTTCGATGACGAATAACCAAGCCAAAACGACGGATCATTCCTTGCTCTTGCCAATCTTCAATTGTCGAGATCACTTGCTTTTCGCTAATGTTTAAATACTTGGCAAGGGCGTCATACGGTTTGGCAACCAATGGCAAACCCTGTTCAATTGCAGCAAATAATTGCAATTGCTGTTGTGGGGTTAATGTCTGTGATTCAATATTGTCGAATCTTAATTGCTGTGCTGTCATCATCGCTTCCTTGTGTGTTCGGAGAACTCAATATTAAAACCAAGATCGATATGATATGCCTGTTCCATTGGCAGTATTAATGGCTTAAAACCTGTTTCTCGATGTATATGGGCTAAACATTGCGTCAATGCATCTTCATTGGCGGCAGTGGCAACAAACCAAAGGTTATAGCTATGCTCTCGGGCATAATTGTGATTCACCTGAGTAAACTGATTTACCTTTTTTGCAATCTCATCTAATTGCTCATCAGGAACAGCTAATGCTGCCAAAGTGCTGGCACCTGCTTGTTGATGGTTAAACACTGGACCTAACCGAGACAGTACTTGTTGGTCTTGCAGATTTTGAAAGCACTCGATCACTGTTTCTTCAGTACTATTAAAGCGATTCGCCAATTCCAAAAAAGGTCGATTACATAATGGAAAACCTTTTTGGTAAGCATTGATTATTTGCTGACTTAAGGTATCTAAAATGACATTACAATCATTCATTGTTACAGGCCTATTTGATGAGCTCTGTTGGTGAAGAAAATACCACTCGGACTTTGTGCCGATAATTTTTTCAGCAATTCAAAATTTTTGCTGTCATATATTTGAATTTCATCGCTATCTCGAACCGACATCCACACGTGTTCGCCACGTGGTGTAAATTCCATATGAAGAACACCTGGCCCTGGAGTTAGTGTTTTAATAAGGTTTTGAGTTTTTGTATCGATAACTTGAATGGTATCGTTTAACGGAAAAGCAAAGTTAACCCACACTTGTCTATTATCTGGCTGAGCCATAACAAACACTGGCTGTCCATGCACATCAATAGCACCAACTTGCTCCCAGGTTTGAGTATTTATAATTAATACTTTATGCAAACCTACCGCTGGAACATAAGCAAAATTTCCCGCCATCGCCCAACCTTCTAGATGGGGCATTTTATAAACCGGTAATTTTTTTTCTCCTTTACCGTAGCCATCAAGAATGCGCTTTACGCCTTGTTCAGGTGACCATAAGTCCAGCAATGCCATGCCATTTTCACCAAACAGCCCAGCAATATAATAACGGCCATCTGGGCTTATTAATGCATCATATGGATTAAGGCCAATATCGGTATATTTAGTAATTTCTATTTCAGCTTTTGATAAGTCTGCTATCCATATTTCATGACTATCAAATAAGCTAAATACAAATTTTTGTCCCGGTGCATCTACTAAACCAACCACTTTTGAACGCTTCAATGAGCCGTCTTTATTTCTCGGGTGATTGACCAGCTCGGTTGCCGGAATGTCAGCGACAAGCTCCAGAGTGTCGCTAGAAAATATTTTCACACCTCCAGGGGTGTAATTTGATACCGCAACAAACTTACCGTCTTGGCTAATAGCTCCGCCAATACTATTACCAGATTGAATAACACGCTTATCAATTTTGTTTTTCAATAAATCAATTTTTGTTAAGCCGCCATCTCGGCCAAAAACATAGCCAAAACGTTGATCGCGCGAGTAAACAATAGATGCATGTGATAAATCACCTAAACCGTCAATTTCTGCCAAACTGTTTTTATCAGTGTGATCAACAATTTTAACTTGTCCGGTGGCACGTTCGATAACTAAGCCAAGATCACCAGTAGCCCTCAATTTGGATTGTGTTAGCGTTGAAGTTGTTTCACTTTGTAATGAGGTATCGTTAAGTTGCTGACAACTCAAGGTTAATAAAGGTAATAGTACGCTCAAAAATAGCCGCTTTTTAGTGTTAGTCATTGTCTAGCCCTTTAATCAGTTGTTCTGCTATCCATTTCGCCTCTTGTTCGTTGAGAATGTCTTTCCAAGGCGGCATAGCAGTACCTGGGCGTCCTTCCATAATAGTAATGGTAAGAAAGTACTCAGGTTTATTAGTTAAATCTTGTGGTAGTAAAGAAGGTCCAAGACCACCCTTTAAGGTCATACCATGGCAAGAACCACAGTCTTGTTTAACCATATGGATAAGGTCTTTTTGACGTTGCAAGCTTAATTCATTGCCTGCTTCATCGGGGGTGACGGTTTTATGCAATACATTGGGAGAGGCTGAAACGATATTCAAACTGGCACAAAGGCAAATGCACGTGATCAAAATAGTAAAATATTTCATTGTCTAATCTCAGCTCCCTAAAAGGTAACTAAAATTTAACAATAAAATTGTTTGCATTTATTGTTTAAGATCACATTTTTTACAAAAAGTTACGTTTTTTTAACAGTGTTTTAGTATGCAATTTTAGCTTATGCATTAACTGAGCTTGTTAGGCCATAGGCTATTTTTTAACAATAACCACGCCAGTCATTTTCGGATGTGGACCACATAAATAAGGAAATTCACCAACATCGGTAAACACTTGCTCAAAACTATCACCGGGAAAAAGGTAGTCTGGTTCTTCTTGATAAAATTGCTTAAACCAAACATTATGATATTGCCGTTTCTCGATATTCTTCCAAATAACCTTATCGCCTGGTGCAATTGTGATGGTGGCAGGGATGAATTGCTTTTTATAAATTTCAACGACAACATCCTTAGCCATTAAAGTAGAACTAAATACAGCAAGTAAAACTACACTAAGCAACCTAATAAACGTACGTAACATCTTTACTCTCCTTAATAAGAAACCAATATCAACAACGAAATAAACCTCACAGCCTAAAACGATACGGTTTTAGCTCTGTGAGGTTTTGACGGCCTAGACTCGTCTACTGTTTAACGGCGTTAATTTCAGCTTCGTTGTTATCTAACGCCAATTTATAACCAAACGATACATGGTGATAGCGAGCATCAGAGTAATCGTCGTGGATTGCGAAACCAAAGTTGTAAACTTTACCTGCTTCGATAGACACATCACCCGGCTTTGATGAGATAAGTTTACGCTTAATTTCTACAGACCAAGTGCCGTTTTTAAGGCTGGCAACAGCTTGTGCTCCCTGGCCGCCATGCATCGATCTTTGATCCAATATTTGACCATCTTCGACTTGCTTAGTGCCAGAGCTGTAACGCACTATATCCATAAGTTGTTGCGCTTTTTGGTACTCAGCAATTTCTTCTGCGCTTTTAAGTTTGTCCCAACCACCAAGCGCTTTACCTCGACGACCTTTCAATTCTAATTTGCTGCGAGTTTCTTTAAGGTATTTAGTCACACCATTATTGAAATCTAGGCGTTTAGCTAAATCGCTGCCAGACAATACTTCTTGTTCAGGTGCAAATGGCATAGAGTTAGCATCAGCATGACACGTTCCCCAACAACCAGCACGATCTGCAAATTCAACATCGTCGCTAGCAATCATAAATGCCAGTTTCATTTTGTTTTCAGGGTCCATTTTACCGCCGTCAACAAATGGAGCTGGTGCATGTTCACCATCTGGCCAACTAAACTTCAAGTAAAGGCTTTCACTGTCATGGGTTGCTGCGATGCTAACATCGATACTGCCTCGCTTATTTGGAATAACATTTGGCTCAAGCTCTTTTTCACTTTCACCAGTAACAATATTTTGACCAATATCTGCAATTTCTTCAGCATGACATTCAATACAACGGTCACCTTTAGTAAAGGCGCGTTTACCACCGTGGTGTCGCCCTAAAATCCATTCGATTGAGGCTGTACCAGGGAAAAACACGCTGATATCCGTTGAACTGGCTTTATTCCAATTAACATTCAAACTATCAGCAGAAGCTGCTTTTGCAGCACTTGTACTAACTTTTTCTTTACTGCTACTTGCTTTTGCACTTTCTAAAGCGGTTGCAACAGCCTGCTCAATTTGCAATTGTACTTTTTCTTTTTCTGCTTGTGCTTTTGCTTTTTTCTCTGCGGCAATTGCCGCTTCTTTAGCTTCAACACGTGCTAAACCATCTTTGTATTCTTGTGGTACTTCTCGAATATAAGCCTCGACCGGAGCTTCCAACTCTTCCAACTGCTCATCTGTTAATTGATCACGAACATCGTGATGGGCAATACCCTTATGACAGTCGATACAGGTTTGGCCGGTTTCAAAGGCATTTAAATGTTGCTTACGTGCTCGCGGTTTTTGAAATTCGGGGTTCATTGATTCAAAGTTATGACAGTTTCGACACTCTCTGGAATCGGTATCTTTCATCGCTTTCCATACATTTTGAGCCAGTTCAAAGCGATGTTCGTTGAATTTTTCTGGTGTATCAATCTTTCCAGTTAGCCAAAAGAATACTTCTCTTGATGCTTGAATTTTTCGAACAATCTTATGAATCCATGGGCGTGGAACATGGCAATCTGGACAACCTGCACGTACACCTGTTCGATTGGAATAGTGAATTGTAGGTGTGTATTCTTTATATACGTTATCTTCCATTTCATGACAACCGATACAAAATTCGGTTGTGTTGGTAGCTTCCATAGCGGTATTAAAGCCACCCCAAAAAACAATGCCAACAACGAAAAATATCACTGCACCTGAAATAGTTGTACCAAGGATCAGCCTGCGAGACCAAAAGCTTGGTTTGTTTAATGTTTGATTTACCATAACTAACTCGTACTAAATGATGCCAATCAGACTAAACAATCAGACGTTCAATAATTATTTACTCTGATTGGCATAAAGCGAAAAAGTGTGAGCATAACTCTTGTTATGCTCACATTATCAGTAGAATTACTGATTAGGTTTTGTGGTTCATACGGTTGTAAACGTTGAACTTACCTGTTGGTGTAGTTAAGCCTTTAATGCGGTGTAACTCTTTAAGAGTCTTGGCATCATAAACTACGATTTCACCAGTAGGGTTCTTGTTATCTGTACGGTTCCACACAGATACCCAAACCTCAGAACCACCCTTGTTAAACTCAATATGAAGGGCAGCTTTACCTTCGTCTTCAGTTACACGGATTGTCTTAACAATTTCACGAGTTTTCTTATCAAAAACTTGCACTGATTGTTGTATTTCTGGCTCTGGGTGTTTCAGCTGATCAGCCCAAACAAAGTCTGAGTTTTCGTGAGTACGAATAAATGCGCCGGCACCATCAGTTTCCACTTCATAACAAAGTTCCCAAGCTTGATCAGGGTGTCCCATTGGGTCGTTACCCCAAACTGATACAAGACCAGTACCTAAGTGAGTTGTACCTGATACAGGCCCACATTCTTCATCATTCCAGTTAGCACCTGGACCAGGATGTGGAAGCGTATCAACATCGATCATTTTTTCTAAAGCTCTGTCTTTAGTATCAACAACTACCATTTTGTTAGATGCGTTAGCAGCAATTTGGAAGTAACGACCTGTTGGGTCGAAGAAGCCATCATGTAAGAATTCAGCAGAGCTAACCATAGTCACAGTCAGGTTGTCTAAATCTTTGTAATCAACTTGCCACATTTGTCCGGTTTCTTTTACAGCAACCATAAATGCAGATTCATTTGGAATAGTATAAATAGCCGCTACACGAGCTTCGTTTATAAACTCACCT comes from the Thalassotalea nanhaiensis genome and includes:
- a CDS encoding Lrp/AsnC family transcriptional regulator, producing the protein MDALDKKILNRTQRGIPISEQPFTDIAKELDCTEEQVINKLQNMLEDGLLSRFGPMYDAASLGGAFTLAAMQVPEERFEQVTEIVNAFSQVAHNYKRQHRLNMWFVVACESQQEIQSVIKEIEQKSSLSVYDFPKEEEFYVGLYLPV
- the ahbB gene encoding siroheme decarboxylase subunit beta, which produces MTAQQLRFDNIESQTLTPQQQLQLFAAIEQGLPLVAKPYDALAKYLNISEKQVISTIEDWQEQGMIRRFGLVIRHRKLGYVANAMVVWNVNDKSVDDVAAILSKQKVVTLCYRRPRVLPDWPYNLFCMIHGKTRSQVIDQLNEICQHDELANIDKKILFSNKAYKQRGGKYSHTSASGK
- a CDS encoding Lrp/AsnC family transcriptional regulator — translated: MNDCNVILDTLSQQIINAYQKGFPLCNRPFLELANRFNSTEETVIECFQNLQDQQVLSRLGPVFNHQQAGASTLAALAVPDEQLDEIAKKVNQFTQVNHNYAREHSYNLWFVATAANEDALTQCLAHIHRETGFKPLILPMEQAYHIDLGFNIEFSEHTRKR
- a CDS encoding cytochrome D1 domain-containing protein codes for the protein MTNTKKRLFLSVLLPLLTLSCQQLNDTSLQSETTSTLTQSKLRATGDLGLVIERATGQVKIVDHTDKNSLAEIDGLGDLSHASIVYSRDQRFGYVFGRDGGLTKIDLLKNKIDKRVIQSGNSIGGAISQDGKFVAVSNYTPGGVKIFSSDTLELVADIPATELVNHPRNKDGSLKRSKVVGLVDAPGQKFVFSLFDSHEIWIADLSKAEIEITKYTDIGLNPYDALISPDGRYYIAGLFGENGMALLDLWSPEQGVKRILDGYGKGEKKLPVYKMPHLEGWAMAGNFAYVPAVGLHKVLIINTQTWEQVGAIDVHGQPVFVMAQPDNRQVWVNFAFPLNDTIQVIDTKTQNLIKTLTPGPGVLHMEFTPRGEHVWMSVRDSDEIQIYDSKNFELLKKLSAQSPSGIFFTNRAHQIGL
- a CDS encoding c-type cytochrome gives rise to the protein MKYFTILITCICLCASLNIVSASPNVLHKTVTPDEAGNELSLQRQKDLIHMVKQDCGSCHGMTLKGGLGPSLLPQDLTNKPEYFLTITIMEGRPGTAMPPWKDILNEQEAKWIAEQLIKGLDND
- a CDS encoding cupredoxin domain-containing protein codes for the protein MLRTFIRLLSVVLLAVFSSTLMAKDVVVEIYKKQFIPATITIAPGDKVIWKNIEKRQYHNVWFKQFYQEEPDYLFPGDSFEQVFTDVGEFPYLCGPHPKMTGVVIVKK
- a CDS encoding ethylbenzene dehydrogenase-related protein, whose protein sequence is MEELEAPVEAYIREVPQEYKDGLARVEAKEAAIAAEKKAKAQAEKEKVQLQIEQAVATALESAKASSSKEKVSTSAAKAASADSLNVNWNKASSTDISVFFPGTASIEWILGRHHGGKRAFTKGDRCIECHAEEIADIGQNIVTGESEKELEPNVIPNKRGSIDVSIAATHDSESLYLKFSWPDGEHAPAPFVDGGKMDPENKMKLAFMIASDDVEFADRAGCWGTCHADANSMPFAPEQEVLSGSDLAKRLDFNNGVTKYLKETRSKLELKGRRGKALGGWDKLKSAEEIAEYQKAQQLMDIVRYSSGTKQVEDGQILDQRSMHGGQGAQAVASLKNGTWSVEIKRKLISSKPGDVSIEAGKVYNFGFAIHDDYSDARYHHVSFGYKLALDNNEAEINAVKQ